A section of the Paenibacillus odorifer genome encodes:
- a CDS encoding tetraprenyl-beta-curcumene synthase family protein — protein MSELEQGRYLSPRGPLGLMNRVYKYVLPEVRECLHFWRQDANGIPDPELRKQALASIETKEFHCIGGGIYAAGNLSMKHILIPLIVAYQTISDYLDNLCDRSTSLDPADFRLLHQSMLDAIDPNAEPGNYYALRSEQNDGGYLYRLVRKCQEMISLLPGYSAAAAEIRELAVLYTDLQVYKHIRPELRETALKEWWEEQGSRAPHLQWNEFSAATGSTLGVFMLFLSACDPKLNQASAASIRAAYFPHVCGLHIMLDYLIDQEEDRAGGDLNFCNYYDDTDTMLSRIAAMVEWARKDVRNLPESSMHRMVIEGLLALYLSDPKVSEQREVRSVSKSLMKGSPLTRLFFFANSRWIRKRFL, from the coding sequence TTGAGTGAATTAGAGCAAGGCCGTTACCTTAGCCCGCGTGGTCCACTGGGACTTATGAACAGGGTCTATAAGTACGTGCTGCCGGAAGTGAGAGAATGTCTCCATTTCTGGCGCCAAGATGCGAACGGGATTCCCGATCCCGAGCTCCGGAAGCAAGCACTTGCCAGCATTGAAACTAAAGAGTTTCATTGCATAGGCGGTGGTATTTATGCCGCCGGCAATTTATCGATGAAACATATACTGATTCCGCTAATTGTTGCTTATCAAACTATCAGTGATTATCTGGACAACTTATGTGATCGCAGTACTTCGCTTGATCCTGCAGATTTCAGGCTGCTGCATCAATCTATGCTGGATGCTATTGATCCAAATGCTGAGCCAGGTAATTATTATGCGCTTCGAAGTGAACAGAATGACGGCGGATATTTGTACAGGCTGGTTCGCAAATGCCAAGAGATGATTTCTTTGTTGCCAGGTTATTCCGCTGCTGCAGCGGAGATTCGAGAACTGGCTGTGCTCTATACAGATTTACAAGTGTATAAGCACATCCGCCCGGAACTCAGGGAAACAGCCCTGAAGGAGTGGTGGGAGGAACAGGGCAGTCGAGCACCACATCTGCAATGGAATGAATTTTCGGCTGCAACGGGATCAACGCTAGGTGTATTTATGTTATTTCTATCCGCATGTGATCCGAAGCTGAACCAAGCTTCTGCGGCTTCGATTCGAGCCGCGTATTTTCCGCATGTATGTGGTCTGCACATTATGCTGGATTATCTGATTGATCAGGAAGAGGACCGAGCAGGCGGTGATCTTAATTTCTGCAATTATTATGATGACACGGATACCATGCTGAGTCGGATCGCTGCAATGGTTGAGTGGGCCCGTAAGGATGTTCGTAATCTTCCAGAGTCTTCGATGCATCGTATGGTGATTGAGGGATTGCTGGCACTTTATTTATCTGATCCGAAAGTTAGCGAACAGCGGGAAGTTCGCTCTGTATCTAAAAGCCTGATGAAAGGCAGTCCGCTTACAAGACTGTTCTTCTTCGCTAACAGCCGTTGGATACGCAAACGCTTTTTGTAA
- the pfkA gene encoding 6-phosphofructokinase — translation MSKIQKIAVLTSGGDSQGMNAAVRAVVRSALYFGIEVFGVQRGYQGLLNRDIFPMDLRSVGDIIQRGGTVLQSARCLEFTKPEGQQKGADILNELGIDGLVVIGGDGSYKGANKLSKLGIKTMALPGTIDNDISFTDYTIGFDTAVGVVVDAINKLRDTMSSHERSSIVEVMGRHCGDIALHAGLASGAETILVPEMPYDLNEVADRMRDNFIRGKRHSIVIVAEGVGKGEDVAQALKDRHASLDARVTVLGHIQRGGTPTPGDRNLASRLGDFAVRKLIEGESDKACGIIKGELTLTDIDLVVNTKKGFDLELYELASRLSQ, via the coding sequence ATGTCTAAAATTCAAAAAATCGCAGTATTGACTAGTGGTGGAGATTCACAGGGAATGAACGCCGCTGTTCGTGCGGTTGTAAGAAGCGCACTTTATTTCGGTATTGAGGTATTTGGGGTGCAACGTGGTTATCAAGGTCTGCTGAATCGCGATATCTTCCCAATGGATCTTCGCAGTGTAGGAGATATTATTCAACGTGGCGGTACTGTTCTGCAGTCTGCAAGATGTCTGGAGTTCACGAAACCGGAAGGACAGCAAAAAGGTGCGGATATCCTTAATGAACTGGGTATCGATGGTCTAGTAGTTATCGGTGGAGATGGTTCCTATAAAGGAGCTAACAAATTAAGTAAACTCGGTATCAAGACTATGGCTTTGCCAGGTACGATTGATAACGATATCTCCTTCACAGACTACACTATCGGGTTTGATACAGCGGTTGGCGTTGTTGTAGACGCTATTAACAAGTTGCGTGACACTATGTCCTCCCATGAACGTTCTTCGATTGTAGAGGTTATGGGACGCCACTGTGGCGATATCGCGCTGCATGCTGGACTGGCTTCCGGAGCAGAAACAATTCTTGTGCCGGAAATGCCATATGATTTGAATGAAGTTGCTGACCGGATGCGCGATAATTTTATCAGAGGTAAACGCCACAGTATCGTAATTGTTGCCGAAGGCGTTGGCAAAGGTGAAGATGTGGCTCAAGCTCTGAAAGACCGTCATGCTTCTCTGGATGCACGTGTTACTGTACTCGGACATATCCAACGTGGTGGAACACCAACTCCTGGAGACCGGAATTTGGCTAGCCGTCTTGGCGATTTTGCCGTACGTAAGCTAATCGAAGGTGAATCCGACAAGGCTTGTGGTATCATCAAAGGTGAATTAACCCTTACGGATATTGATCTCGTAGTAAATACGAAAAAGGGCTTTGACCTGGAGCTGTACGAGCTGGCTTCCCGTCTTTCCCAATAA
- a CDS encoding MATE family efflux transporter, which yields MIQTTSLKQKAGQFFHILFPILVTQIALSAITFFDTNMSGKFGTVDLAGVAIGTSLWIPIQTGLSGILMGITPIVSQLIGSKKDKDVAFQVTQGIWLSLIVSIIVLLIGSFALSPILNFMNLESGVRDVAFRFLSAISFGIIPLFGYTVLRSCIDALGQTRVSMCITLIALPVNVGLNYLLIFGNFGFPRLGGVGAGVASAITYWVIFAVALLFIYRSQAFVNLRLFRKFYFISLNSIKDLLKIGVPIGFSIFFETAVFSAVTLLMSRFDTVTIAAHQAAINFATTLYMIPLSICISLTILVGFETGSGRQKDARQYAIMGIGLAAILSLATALLLLFAGNHVAGLYSDEPDVISLIQHFLIYAIFFQISDAIATPTQGALRGYKDVNPAFIICFIAYWVIGLPTGYVLATYTDLGAFGYWIGLITGLAIGATLLLSRLIKVQRRYAAQYAQEQLQS from the coding sequence ATGATACAGACCACCTCTTTAAAACAAAAGGCAGGACAATTTTTTCATATTTTATTCCCAATCCTTGTTACACAAATTGCTTTATCCGCGATCACCTTCTTTGATACTAATATGTCCGGTAAATTCGGAACCGTCGATCTGGCAGGAGTTGCGATAGGAACTAGTCTTTGGATTCCAATCCAAACCGGTCTCAGCGGTATTCTTATGGGGATCACACCTATTGTTTCACAGCTCATCGGGAGCAAAAAGGATAAGGATGTTGCCTTTCAAGTCACACAAGGTATTTGGCTGTCACTGATTGTTTCGATCATCGTCTTGCTGATTGGCAGCTTTGCCTTGTCACCTATTCTTAATTTTATGAACTTGGAGTCTGGTGTAAGAGATGTTGCTTTCCGCTTTCTCAGTGCTATTTCGTTCGGAATTATCCCCCTGTTTGGATATACGGTACTTCGTAGCTGTATAGACGCTTTAGGGCAAACACGCGTATCCATGTGTATTACACTAATAGCTTTGCCTGTAAATGTAGGTTTGAACTATTTGCTCATCTTCGGGAACTTCGGATTCCCTCGTCTCGGGGGCGTTGGTGCTGGGGTCGCTTCAGCTATTACCTATTGGGTTATATTTGCCGTTGCTCTACTGTTCATATATCGTTCTCAGGCCTTTGTAAATCTCAGATTATTCCGTAAGTTCTATTTTATATCGTTAAACAGCATTAAAGATTTGCTCAAAATCGGAGTACCCATCGGTTTCTCAATTTTTTTCGAAACAGCTGTCTTTTCCGCTGTAACCTTGTTAATGAGCCGATTTGATACCGTAACAATTGCCGCGCATCAGGCAGCAATCAATTTTGCAACAACACTTTATATGATTCCGCTCAGTATTTGCATCAGCCTTACCATCCTCGTCGGCTTCGAGACCGGGTCTGGCAGACAAAAGGATGCACGCCAATATGCCATAATGGGTATCGGACTGGCGGCAATCCTTTCACTGGCCACAGCTTTATTACTCTTGTTTGCCGGAAATCATGTAGCTGGTCTATATTCAGATGAACCCGATGTCATCTCGTTAATTCAGCATTTCCTGATCTATGCAATCTTTTTTCAAATCTCAGATGCGATTGCTACACCTACTCAAGGTGCGCTTCGCGGATATAAGGATGTTAACCCAGCCTTTATCATTTGTTTTATTGCCTATTGGGTAATTGGCTTACCTACAGGTTATGTACTTGCAACTTACACAGATCTAGGAGCATTCGGCTACTGGATTGGTCTTATTACCGGTCTTGCCATCGGTGCGACCCTGCTATTGTCTCGGCTTATCAAAGTTCAACGGCGTTATGCCGCACAATACGCACAGGAACAACTTCAGAGTTAA
- a CDS encoding putative glycoside hydrolase, producing MNITWALLMMALGSVGVQQNQHDAEVAIALKSAINPPIIAQQNNNSNVATPAPSASPEATNSESMLHTDPQPDAPKVKGIYVTAYSAGGERMEKLLTLLDQTELNSMVIDIKDDAGYITYKTDNTDLQKLGNPQPFIGDINKLMERLKKHDVYPIARIVVFKDSILAKKNPQMSFVNTDGTVWKNKGGDSFVNPYNEDVWKYNVDIAKEAVKLGFKEIQFDYVRFPEGFEKRADTLKYTKTTDSRVEIVSNFVKYAKAELAPLGVRVSVDIFGYAASAPAEGIGQDFVKISKNVDVISPMVYPSHYSTGWFGVKEPDLDPYATIKGSMVDTHKKLDPLGSYKPVIRPWIQDFTASWLGSGHYVKYGKKQVEDQIRALKDENVDEFLLWNANNRYTADVDYEKQ from the coding sequence ATGAACATCACCTGGGCTCTACTGATGATGGCCTTGGGAAGCGTAGGCGTACAACAGAACCAACATGACGCTGAAGTGGCGATCGCTTTGAAGTCCGCCATAAATCCCCCCATCATTGCACAACAAAACAACAATTCGAATGTAGCAACTCCAGCTCCAAGCGCTTCACCTGAAGCAACAAACTCAGAAAGTATGTTACACACCGATCCACAACCAGACGCACCCAAAGTAAAAGGCATTTATGTTACCGCCTACAGTGCTGGTGGGGAACGAATGGAAAAGCTGCTTACATTGCTTGACCAAACCGAACTTAACTCAATGGTAATAGACATTAAGGACGATGCGGGTTATATCACGTATAAGACCGATAATACCGACCTCCAGAAGCTCGGTAACCCTCAGCCTTTTATTGGAGATATCAATAAGTTAATGGAACGTTTGAAGAAACATGATGTCTATCCTATCGCCCGGATTGTTGTTTTTAAAGACTCCATTCTTGCCAAAAAGAACCCGCAGATGTCTTTTGTTAATACTGACGGCACTGTATGGAAGAATAAGGGCGGCGACAGCTTTGTTAATCCTTATAATGAAGATGTGTGGAAATACAATGTGGATATCGCCAAGGAAGCTGTTAAGCTCGGCTTCAAAGAAATTCAGTTCGACTATGTTCGTTTTCCGGAAGGATTCGAAAAACGTGCTGATACCCTTAAATACACTAAAACCACTGACTCACGCGTAGAAATCGTATCTAATTTTGTTAAATATGCCAAAGCAGAGCTAGCTCCACTTGGTGTCCGTGTGTCCGTAGATATTTTTGGATATGCCGCATCTGCCCCTGCTGAGGGTATCGGCCAGGACTTTGTTAAAATATCCAAGAATGTGGATGTTATCAGTCCAATGGTTTATCCAAGCCACTATTCAACGGGATGGTTTGGCGTGAAAGAGCCCGACTTAGATCCTTACGCTACAATCAAAGGTTCCATGGTTGATACACATAAGAAGCTTGATCCACTGGGCAGCTATAAACCCGTTATTCGACCTTGGATTCAAGACTTTACAGCAAGCTGGCTCGGAAGTGGTCATTATGTGAAATATGGTAAAAAACAGGTGGAAGATCAAATCCGCGCTTTAAAAGATGAGAACGTGGATGAGTTCCTTCTCTGGAACGCCAACAATCGCTATACTGCCGATGTTGATTACGAAAAACAATGA
- a CDS encoding YitT family protein, giving the protein MLRQILNCLVVFLGAALIASGFNLFLIPHRLLSGGVSGLSMLVGYFTPLNISLLYLLFNIPLLAAGWFQLGRRFIIMSMLSVVFTTWFLTVIPEHLVATDMLLSSVFGGVLVGIGCGISFRAGGSSGGFDILGSIITKYRDFPVGNVVVSLNGLVILAAAYLDQNWNLALSSMVSIYVTGKVLDMIHISHLKVTVYIVTNRTDELLQHLIGLQRGVTKIKTEGAYSHVEKDMLMTVTTRYELAELQRIIRTTDPQAFVNIVETVGVMGSFRKDKMRK; this is encoded by the coding sequence TTGTTAAGACAGATTTTGAATTGTTTGGTTGTTTTTTTAGGGGCAGCACTGATCGCCAGTGGATTTAATCTATTTTTAATTCCACACCGTTTACTAAGTGGTGGTGTATCTGGGCTTTCCATGTTAGTGGGTTATTTCACTCCATTAAACATAAGCCTCCTATACTTGCTCTTTAATATTCCTCTGCTGGCTGCAGGCTGGTTCCAGTTAGGCCGGAGATTTATTATTATGAGCATGTTGTCCGTTGTGTTTACAACCTGGTTCTTAACAGTGATTCCCGAGCATCTGGTGGCTACAGATATGCTGCTGTCCTCTGTGTTTGGCGGAGTTCTCGTTGGGATTGGCTGTGGTATCTCCTTCCGTGCAGGAGGTTCTTCCGGAGGTTTTGACATCTTGGGTTCAATTATCACTAAATACCGAGATTTCCCGGTCGGCAATGTAGTAGTAAGTTTAAATGGACTTGTTATCCTGGCGGCCGCTTATCTTGACCAGAACTGGAATTTAGCACTTTCATCAATGGTATCTATATATGTAACAGGTAAAGTGTTGGATATGATTCATATCAGCCACTTAAAGGTGACTGTATATATTGTAACAAACCGTACAGATGAATTACTGCAACATCTAATAGGCCTTCAACGAGGTGTCACAAAGATTAAAACAGAAGGTGCTTATTCTCACGTTGAAAAGGACATGCTAATGACGGTAACAACCCGCTACGAACTTGCAGAGCTGCAACGTATCATCCGCACGACAGATCCTCAAGCTTTTGTAAATATTGTTGAAACAGTTGGTGTTATGGGTTCCTTCCGGAAAGACAAAATGAGGAAATAA
- a CDS encoding DEAD/DEAH box helicase translates to MKTFAEFGLEPKVLQAITELGFEEATPIQEQSIPLALTGSDLIGQAQTGTGKTAAFGIPLISKINREDEKILALIMAPTRELAIQVSEEIGKLSRFKGLRSLAIYGGQDIGRQIRGLKKKPQIIIGTPGRLLDHINRKTIRLDDVQTVVLDEADEMLDMGFMEDIQTILKLVPVERQTMLFSATMPPNIQRLAQQFLNNPQHVSVIPKQISAPLIDQAYVEVPERQKFEALSRLIDMESPELAIVFGRTKRRVDELAEALQKRGYSADGLHGDLSQNQRDAVMRKFRDGSIDVLVATDVAARGLDVSGVTHVINFDLPQDPESYVHRIGRTGRAGKEGTAWSFVTPREIDHLHLIERVTRHRITRKPLPTMAEAIEGKQRVTAERLLEVVESGELNEYKGISIQLLEQYDSVQLLSAAMKLLTGDKKDSAIELTPEDPIRAKRRGGKNDIRSGRKPNGGYGGNRGTSGGSGSGGGYRGNRDNNGGGSRGGYSSGGSNYGSGSGGYGGGYKGNRDGAPARDGSANRSAERKPYTRPSSTSTRPAKREDFDN, encoded by the coding sequence TTGAAAACATTCGCAGAATTTGGCTTGGAGCCAAAAGTGCTACAAGCAATCACAGAGTTAGGATTTGAGGAGGCAACACCGATACAGGAACAGTCGATCCCATTAGCATTGACTGGGTCGGATCTGATCGGTCAAGCTCAGACTGGTACAGGTAAGACTGCTGCTTTTGGTATCCCCCTCATTTCGAAGATTAACCGTGAAGACGAAAAAATCTTGGCCCTTATTATGGCACCAACACGTGAGTTGGCCATCCAAGTGTCAGAAGAAATTGGCAAACTAAGCCGTTTCAAAGGTCTTCGCTCGTTGGCGATTTATGGCGGACAGGATATTGGACGTCAAATCCGTGGATTGAAAAAGAAACCACAAATCATTATTGGTACACCTGGTCGTTTGCTCGATCACATCAACCGTAAAACGATCCGTTTGGATGATGTTCAAACCGTTGTATTGGATGAAGCAGATGAAATGCTGGATATGGGCTTTATGGAAGATATTCAGACTATCCTGAAGCTCGTTCCTGTAGAACGTCAAACCATGTTGTTCTCTGCTACAATGCCACCAAACATTCAACGCCTAGCTCAACAATTTCTTAACAACCCGCAACATGTCTCCGTTATTCCGAAACAAATCAGTGCCCCACTGATTGATCAAGCTTATGTGGAAGTGCCTGAGCGTCAAAAGTTTGAAGCTCTTAGTCGTTTGATTGATATGGAATCACCTGAATTAGCTATCGTATTCGGACGTACTAAGCGCCGGGTTGATGAGCTTGCTGAAGCTTTGCAAAAACGCGGATATTCTGCTGATGGATTGCATGGTGACTTGTCACAGAACCAACGTGATGCTGTAATGCGTAAATTCCGTGATGGCAGCATTGACGTGCTGGTAGCTACTGACGTAGCGGCACGTGGTCTGGACGTATCCGGCGTAACTCACGTAATTAACTTTGACTTGCCACAAGATCCTGAAAGCTATGTACACCGTATTGGTCGTACAGGACGCGCAGGTAAAGAAGGTACGGCTTGGTCATTCGTTACTCCACGCGAAATTGATCACCTGCATTTGATCGAACGTGTTACTCGTCACCGGATTACTCGTAAACCTTTGCCAACAATGGCTGAAGCTATTGAAGGTAAACAACGCGTTACTGCTGAGCGTTTGCTTGAAGTGGTAGAAAGCGGAGAGTTGAACGAGTACAAAGGAATTTCTATTCAATTGCTTGAGCAATATGATTCCGTACAATTGTTGTCCGCAGCTATGAAGCTTCTCACTGGCGACAAGAAGGATTCCGCAATTGAATTGACTCCTGAAGATCCAATTCGTGCTAAACGTCGTGGTGGCAAAAACGATATCCGCAGTGGTCGTAAACCTAATGGTGGTTATGGCGGAAACCGTGGTACTTCCGGTGGCAGCGGTAGCGGTGGCGGATACCGTGGTAACCGTGATAATAACGGTGGCGGTAGTCGTGGTGGCTATAGCAGCGGTGGCAGCAACTACGGTAGCGGCAGTGGCGGCTATGGCGGTGGCTATAAAGGCAACCGTGATGGCGCACCAGCTCGTGACGGTAGTGCAAACCGCAGCGCAGAGCGTAAACCATACACTCGTCCAAGCAGCACGAGCACTCGTCCTGCAAAACGTGAAGATTTCGATAATTAA
- a CDS encoding YesL family protein: protein MEFKGAMGGLYRVTEWISRIAGSNILWALCSAPFLFFGVLKMIMLGTGAGGANEQITLNWAMGILAPFTVFPASAALFTVVRKWVMGNTDVGTFRTFFQGYKENYVKSMLGGVIYTLMFVVMYVDVTVYMTQMPNFRIVGILMLVLMILLSVSMFNFFSIVVHYQMGFKQVMTNSILLTIARPIRVFSTLIAAAVLVYIGLRYPALYFICIPTLIAMAAFFNFYATYNKLQLQVEKKKLKEQEEAEAAALNNRNEYDDDDDDDDDYEDEIDEKDTKRI from the coding sequence TTGGAGTTTAAAGGAGCAATGGGCGGCTTATACCGCGTGACAGAATGGATTTCACGTATCGCAGGCAGTAATATCTTATGGGCACTATGTTCCGCCCCGTTTTTGTTTTTTGGTGTTTTAAAGATGATTATGTTAGGGACAGGCGCAGGTGGAGCGAACGAGCAAATTACATTGAACTGGGCAATGGGGATTTTAGCGCCCTTTACGGTGTTTCCAGCTTCAGCCGCTTTATTTACCGTAGTGCGTAAATGGGTAATGGGGAATACGGATGTAGGAACTTTTCGTACATTTTTTCAGGGGTATAAAGAAAATTATGTAAAAAGTATGCTCGGAGGAGTTATCTATACATTGATGTTCGTTGTTATGTACGTTGATGTAACAGTTTACATGACACAAATGCCTAACTTTAGAATTGTTGGTATTTTGATGTTGGTGCTGATGATACTTTTGTCGGTATCCATGTTTAACTTCTTTTCCATTGTGGTTCATTACCAAATGGGCTTCAAGCAAGTGATGACCAATTCTATATTGCTGACTATAGCACGCCCAATTCGTGTGTTCTCTACATTGATTGCAGCCGCAGTTCTTGTTTATATCGGTCTTAGATATCCGGCTCTTTATTTCATTTGTATTCCAACGTTGATTGCAATGGCAGCCTTCTTTAACTTCTACGCTACTTATAATAAGCTACAGCTGCAAGTAGAAAAGAAGAAACTGAAAGAGCAGGAAGAAGCAGAAGCAGCAGCATTGAACAATCGGAATGAATATGACGACGATGACGACGATGATGATGACTACGAGGATGAAATTGATGAAAAGGACACCAAACGCATTTAA
- a CDS encoding DUF1499 domain-containing protein yields the protein MSLKRTLVGLFRSHDGTSDRAKDPTLKTRYYNLTKDKAWEEVSSTLKKVPGFKVLHEVESVGEITLEKRTAFGRTLDITVSVLNTTPVRCGVDMYSASRGSLGDLGANYRVIQRLYASLDKKLGKYKAD from the coding sequence TTGTCGTTAAAAAGAACCTTGGTTGGCTTATTCCGCAGTCATGATGGAACAAGCGACCGCGCCAAAGATCCGACATTAAAAACGCGTTATTACAATCTAACTAAAGACAAAGCATGGGAAGAAGTTTCATCGACTTTAAAGAAAGTTCCTGGATTTAAGGTGCTTCACGAAGTGGAGTCTGTAGGTGAGATTACTCTTGAGAAGAGAACGGCATTTGGCCGTACGCTGGACATTACGGTATCGGTGCTTAATACGACGCCTGTTCGTTGTGGTGTAGATATGTATTCTGCATCTAGAGGTTCACTTGGTGATCTCGGGGCGAATTACCGTGTGATTCAACGCTTGTATGCATCTTTGGACAAAAAATTAGGAAAATACAAAGCAGACTGA
- the tpx gene encoding thiol peroxidase: MTQEKTGVATFKGNPITLVGPKLTTGDPAPDFVLSKNLLEDVSLSDYAGKIKLISVVPSLDTGVCDAQTRRFNSEAAELGDDVVILTVSTDLPFAQARWCGAAGIDRVITLSDHKATSFGQAYGVLIKEFRLDMRSIFVLDKNDKIVYVEYLSEMTEHPNYEDAIAAVKKLL; the protein is encoded by the coding sequence ATGACGCAAGAAAAAACAGGCGTAGCTACTTTTAAAGGCAACCCCATCACTCTCGTAGGACCTAAGCTAACAACTGGTGATCCTGCACCCGATTTTGTTCTGAGCAAGAATCTCCTGGAAGACGTGTCTCTAAGTGATTATGCCGGTAAAATCAAGCTGATCAGTGTTGTCCCTTCTCTTGATACCGGGGTATGTGACGCACAGACCCGCCGGTTCAACAGTGAAGCCGCAGAGCTTGGTGACGATGTGGTAATTCTCACTGTAAGCACGGACCTGCCGTTTGCCCAAGCTCGTTGGTGCGGTGCTGCTGGCATCGATCGAGTTATTACTCTATCCGATCACAAAGCAACCTCATTCGGACAAGCCTATGGTGTGCTGATTAAAGAATTCCGCTTAGATATGCGCTCCATTTTTGTTCTGGATAAGAACGACAAGATCGTATATGTTGAATATTTGAGTGAAATGACCGAGCACCCTAACTATGAAGATGCTATTGCTGCTGTGAAGAAGCTGCTCTAA
- a CDS encoding rhomboid family intramembrane serine protease — MIFIRYENWKSYVRYYPVTCLLILANVIMFILMAVNGGSTNIQTLVDFGAIVDVSPYKEELWRYLAAIFLHNGFSHLFFNCFALLVFAPPLERLLGWWRYALLYLAGGFLANVLTIAISARSVVEFGTVSVGASGAIYAIYGAFLYIAVIQRAMMDEGSRKTLYGLLIIGIIMSFATPNVNWVAHLGGLVSGFFVYGLIIRIFKKSLRQGR, encoded by the coding sequence ATGATATTTATTCGGTACGAAAATTGGAAAAGTTATGTCCGGTATTATCCGGTAACCTGTCTGCTCATATTGGCCAATGTGATCATGTTTATCCTGATGGCAGTTAACGGAGGATCAACAAATATTCAAACGCTTGTTGATTTTGGTGCTATAGTTGATGTGAGTCCGTACAAAGAGGAACTGTGGCGCTATCTGGCCGCTATTTTTTTACATAATGGGTTTTCCCATCTGTTCTTTAATTGCTTCGCTCTCCTGGTGTTTGCACCGCCTCTGGAGCGATTGCTGGGCTGGTGGCGTTATGCGCTGCTCTATCTGGCGGGCGGATTTCTGGCAAATGTGCTTACAATTGCGATTAGTGCTCGCTCAGTAGTAGAGTTTGGTACGGTCTCGGTTGGTGCTTCTGGAGCAATCTACGCCATTTATGGTGCATTTTTATACATTGCAGTTATTCAACGGGCCATGATGGATGAGGGCTCGCGTAAAACTTTATATGGATTGTTAATAATCGGGATCATTATGTCGTTTGCTACACCAAATGTGAATTGGGTTGCGCATCTCGGAGGTTTGGTTTCTGGCTTTTTCGTATATGGGCTAATTATTCGTATATTCAAAAAAAGCCTAAGACAGGGGCGATGA
- a CDS encoding LysR family transcriptional regulator yields the protein MELRQLQYFLKVAQKEHVTRAAEELHVAQSAVSRQIHQLEQELGVDLFMQKGRNLQLTPVGQLFCKKVESILKELEHSVNEVHEFLDPERGEIRIGFPHSLGTHLIPTIVADFRKYYPHVKFRFKQGSYPSLIKDVLSGEVDLTFISPFPENDEHVSGDIVMTEELFAILPQNHRLAGESEIRLEQLQKEKFVLFSQGYSLRPIVWQACLQAGFQPQIAFEGGETDTIRGLVAAGMGVSLLPEMAFYQTNPLQPAQVRVVEPAVTRTVGLIYRTDSKLPLVARSFRTFLISYFKARQNNTPVGS from the coding sequence GTGGAGCTAAGACAGCTGCAATATTTTTTAAAGGTAGCTCAAAAAGAACACGTAACAAGAGCGGCAGAAGAGCTTCATGTAGCGCAGTCTGCGGTAAGCCGTCAGATTCATCAGCTGGAGCAAGAGCTTGGGGTTGATCTATTCATGCAAAAAGGGCGCAATCTGCAGCTTACGCCTGTTGGACAGCTCTTTTGCAAGAAGGTTGAGAGTATCCTTAAGGAGCTGGAGCATTCGGTAAATGAGGTGCATGAATTTCTGGATCCTGAGCGTGGAGAGATTCGGATCGGATTCCCGCATAGTCTTGGTACACATCTCATCCCGACTATCGTTGCAGATTTTCGTAAATATTATCCTCATGTCAAATTTCGTTTTAAACAAGGATCTTACCCTTCTTTGATAAAAGACGTATTGTCTGGAGAAGTGGACTTAACTTTCATTTCGCCTTTTCCGGAGAATGATGAGCATGTCTCGGGGGATATTGTAATGACTGAAGAGTTGTTTGCGATTCTTCCTCAGAATCACAGGTTGGCAGGAGAGTCTGAGATCCGGTTGGAACAGCTGCAAAAAGAGAAGTTTGTTCTATTCAGCCAAGGCTATTCGTTAAGACCTATCGTTTGGCAAGCTTGCTTGCAGGCGGGATTTCAACCGCAGATTGCATTTGAAGGCGGAGAGACCGATACCATTCGTGGTTTGGTGGCCGCAGGGATGGGTGTAAGCCTGCTTCCGGAGATGGCGTTCTATCAGACGAATCCTCTTCAACCAGCTCAGGTGAGGGTTGTGGAGCCTGCGGTGACGAGAACGGTTGGCTTGATCTACCGTACAGATAGTAAATTGCCGCTGGTGGCACGTTCCTTTCGGACTTTTTTAATCTCCTACTTTAAAGCTAGACAAAATAATACCCCGGTCGGCTCTTAG